In Bacillus cytotoxicus NVH 391-98, the following are encoded in one genomic region:
- a CDS encoding L-lactate permease encodes MNTWTQIYDPLNNIWLSALIAALPIFCFIICLTGFKMKGYISGLYSVIVAVIIAIFVYKMPTTAAVASAGFGILSGFYPICTIVIAAIFLYKITVKTEQFNVIRDSISSITSDQRLQVLLIAYSFGAFLEGAAGFGVPVAITAALLVGMGFNPLKAAGICLVANIAGGAMGAMGIPVTVPAQLTQLDALTVGRHTVTILPFISIILPFLLVAMVDGFKGIKETWQGILVSGVSFAITQFTVTYFLGAELTDIFAAVVSMVALTLFLRVWQPKSSAKEEKQEEKQSHTFNQILYAWSPFVFLTAFVTIFNLKPIKALFAPKGALESLVFNIQFPGLHNQVIKTAPITKADTPFAGIFKLDVFSSTTTAIVLAIIVSLILYRVNGKMIKELIIETLKELKAPVYTICSVIALAYVENYSGMSSTLGLAFSSTGNVFPILSPILGWIGVFITGSVVSSGSLFAPLQAVTAAQLDIVPSTLVALNVVGGTMAKMVSPQSVAVACAAVGLVGKESALFKVAMKYSLIFLAIISLLQLNSIFHIF; translated from the coding sequence ATGAATACTTGGACACAAATTTATGATCCACTAAACAACATTTGGCTTTCTGCACTAATAGCAGCTTTACCAATTTTTTGTTTCATCATTTGTTTAACGGGATTCAAAATGAAAGGTTATATCTCTGGTCTTTACAGTGTAATTGTTGCTGTTATTATTGCCATCTTTGTGTATAAAATGCCCACAACTGCAGCTGTGGCATCAGCAGGATTCGGTATTTTATCTGGATTTTATCCAATTTGTACAATTGTTATCGCAGCAATTTTCCTTTACAAAATAACTGTAAAAACTGAACAATTTAATGTTATTCGTGATAGTATTTCAAGTATCACAAGTGATCAACGCTTACAGGTATTATTAATCGCTTATTCTTTCGGTGCTTTCTTAGAAGGTGCAGCTGGATTTGGAGTTCCGGTTGCTATTACAGCTGCATTACTTGTTGGTATGGGCTTCAATCCATTAAAAGCAGCAGGTATTTGTTTAGTAGCTAACATCGCTGGTGGCGCAATGGGAGCAATGGGTATTCCAGTTACAGTACCAGCACAATTAACTCAACTTGATGCATTAACTGTCGGTCGTCACACTGTTACGATTCTACCATTTATTAGTATTATTTTACCGTTCTTACTTGTTGCAATGGTTGATGGTTTTAAGGGCATTAAAGAAACATGGCAAGGTATTCTTGTTAGCGGTGTTTCATTTGCCATTACTCAATTTACTGTAACATATTTCTTAGGCGCTGAACTTACTGATATTTTCGCAGCAGTTGTAAGTATGGTTGCTCTTACATTATTTTTACGAGTTTGGCAGCCAAAATCTTCTGCTAAAGAAGAAAAACAAGAAGAGAAACAATCTCATACATTCAATCAAATTTTATATGCTTGGTCTCCATTTGTATTCTTAACTGCATTTGTAACAATTTTTAATTTAAAACCAATTAAAGCTTTATTCGCTCCAAAAGGTGCACTTGAGAGCTTAGTATTCAATATTCAATTCCCTGGTCTTCATAATCAAGTTATAAAAACTGCACCGATCACAAAAGCAGATACACCTTTTGCAGGTATTTTTAAACTAGATGTATTCTCATCTACAACTACTGCCATTGTATTAGCGATTATTGTTTCACTTATCCTATATCGTGTAAATGGCAAAATGATTAAAGAACTTATAATTGAAACACTTAAAGAATTAAAAGCTCCAGTTTATACAATTTGTAGCGTTATCGCTTTAGCTTATGTTGAGAATTACTCTGGGATGTCATCTACACTTGGATTAGCATTCTCTTCTACTGGAAATGTATTCCCAATTCTTTCTCCAATCTTAGGATGGATTGGCGTATTCATTACAGGTTCAGTTGTGTCAAGTGGTTCATTATTCGCACCACTTCAAGCAGTAACTGCAGCTCAGTTGGATATTGTACCATCTACACTTGTTGCGTTAAATGTAGTCGGTGGAACAATGGCAAAAATGGTTTCGCCACAATCTGTAGCAGTTGCTTGTGCAGCAGTTGGATTAGTTGGTAAAGAGTCTGCACTATTTAAAGTAGCAATGAAATATAGCTTAATCTTCTTAGCTATCATTAGCTTACTTCAACTTAACTCCATATTCCATATTTTTTAA
- a CDS encoding ArsR/SmtB family transcription factor → MNQNQFDCRILEEDVQMLRALAHPLRLRLVMELMQRGTCNVTQLQEVLEIPQSTVSQHLTKLKQNKVVRFERRGLEVYYQVHNDKVSKVVKTLFS, encoded by the coding sequence ATGAATCAAAATCAATTTGATTGTCGTATTTTAGAAGAAGATGTTCAAATGTTACGAGCTTTAGCTCATCCATTACGTTTGCGCTTAGTAATGGAACTTATGCAACGTGGAACGTGCAATGTAACACAATTGCAGGAAGTATTAGAAATTCCGCAATCAACTGTTTCACAACATTTAACGAAACTAAAACAAAACAAGGTTGTTCGTTTTGAAAGACGAGGTTTAGAAGTATATTACCAAGTGCATAATGATAAAGTAAGCAAAGTGGTAAAGACATTATTTTCATAA
- a CDS encoding acid-soluble spore protein H — MDVKRVKQILSSSSQIDVTYQGVPVWIESCDEGRGIAQVHDITAPHETVEVDITALEEK; from the coding sequence ATGGATGTAAAACGGGTAAAACAAATTTTATCGTCCTCGAGCCAAATAGATGTTACCTATCAAGGTGTACCAGTTTGGATTGAGAGTTGTGATGAAGGACGTGGAATTGCACAAGTTCATGATATAACGGCACCACATGAAACAGTAGAGGTTGATATTACAGCGTTAGAAGAAAAATAA
- a CDS encoding peptide MFS transporter, producing the protein MDAALKLEKAKEQQTPKKHPPGLYLLFFTEAWERFSYYGMRGLLVLYLTTAAISGGLGLDKGFAVQLYGIFTAFVYFTPIAGGWLTDHFITRRHAITVGGIIMALGNFVLFSMNTKTGLFLGLILLIIGNGFFKPNISTLLGELYGENDSRRDSAFTIFYMGINVGAFFAPLICGYLAEDFFKTNVDGVMVMGYKYGFLAACIGMIIGQVVFNLLAPRYLGNAGTTVVGKTAKNKDTKAIEKKPLTKQEKKRTWAIVILTCFVVFFWAGFEQAGSSFTLYTNKFVDRTIFGWEVPTSWFQSVNPAFIVLLAPFVSALWVKLSKSKRGDLKVPTKMALGMILLGIGYLVLTLAVLKTGSDEAHITVKANLLFIVITYMFHTLGELFLSPIGLSMVSAIAPVKLASLLMGVWLAGTGIANYIAGALAAFTQSLGYLEVFASIGMIVIVLGLILLMFSKKIAHMME; encoded by the coding sequence ATGGATGCAGCTTTAAAATTAGAAAAAGCTAAAGAACAGCAAACACCAAAGAAACACCCACCAGGATTATATTTATTGTTCTTTACAGAAGCTTGGGAAAGATTTAGTTATTATGGCATGCGTGGACTTTTAGTTCTTTACTTAACAACAGCTGCCATTAGCGGTGGTCTAGGGCTTGATAAAGGTTTCGCAGTGCAATTATACGGAATTTTTACCGCATTCGTATATTTTACACCAATTGCCGGTGGATGGTTAACAGACCACTTTATTACAAGACGTCATGCCATTACCGTTGGTGGTATTATTATGGCACTTGGTAACTTTGTATTATTTTCCATGAATACAAAAACCGGACTCTTTTTAGGACTAATATTATTAATTATTGGTAACGGATTTTTCAAGCCAAATATTTCTACATTATTAGGTGAACTATACGGCGAAAACGATTCACGTCGTGACAGCGCCTTTACTATCTTCTACATGGGTATCAACGTAGGTGCTTTTTTCGCACCGCTTATTTGCGGATACTTAGCTGAAGATTTCTTCAAGACAAATGTTGATGGCGTTATGGTAATGGGTTACAAATACGGGTTCCTTGCAGCTTGTATCGGTATGATTATTGGCCAAGTTGTCTTTAACTTACTAGCTCCACGTTACCTCGGTAACGCTGGAACAACTGTCGTTGGAAAAACAGCAAAAAATAAAGATACGAAAGCAATTGAGAAAAAACCTTTAACGAAACAAGAGAAAAAGCGCACTTGGGCAATTGTTATTTTAACTTGCTTCGTTGTATTCTTCTGGGCAGGTTTTGAACAAGCTGGTAGTTCTTTTACTCTTTATACAAATAAATTTGTTGATCGTACTATTTTTGGTTGGGAAGTTCCAACATCTTGGTTCCAATCTGTTAACCCAGCATTTATCGTACTATTAGCACCATTTGTATCAGCCTTATGGGTTAAGTTATCTAAATCTAAACGTGGTGATTTAAAAGTCCCAACAAAAATGGCTCTTGGAATGATTTTATTAGGAATTGGCTATCTTGTACTCACATTGGCAGTTTTAAAAACAGGCAGTGACGAAGCTCATATTACTGTAAAGGCTAATTTACTATTTATTGTTATCACATATATGTTCCATACGCTAGGTGAACTATTCTTATCACCTATTGGATTATCAATGGTAAGTGCGATTGCACCTGTGAAATTAGCTTCCCTATTAATGGGTGTATGGTTAGCAGGTACTGGTATTGCAAACTATATTGCTGGGGCATTAGCAGCATTCACGCAATCTCTAGGATACTTAGAAGTATTCGCAAGTATTGGTATGATCGTAATTGTACTTGGCTTAATACTTCTCATGTTCTCGAAAAAAATTGCACATATGATGGAATAG
- a CDS encoding glycine C-acetyltransferase, protein MSSKTLAKFLEENLEDLKAKGLYNVIDPLESPNGPMITIGGKEYINLSSNNYLGLATDNRLQEAAIGAIHKYGVGAGAVRTINGTLDLHIKLEETIAKFKHTEAAIAYQSGFNCNMAAISAVMDKHDAILSDELNHASIIDGSRLSKAKIIVYKHSDMEDLRKKAIEAKESGLYNKLMVITDGVFSMDGDIAKLPEIVKIAEELDLMTYVDDAHGSGVLGKGAGTVKHFGLSDKVDFQIGTLSKAIGVIGGYVAGKQNLIDWLKVRSRPFLFSTALTPADAAACKKSIEILMESTELHDRLWENGRYLKQGLKDLGFNIGDSETPITPCIIGDEVLTQEFSKRLNEEGVYAKSIVFPTVPRGTGRVRNMPTAAHTKEMLDEAIRTYEKVGKEMGII, encoded by the coding sequence ATGTCTAGTAAAACACTTGCAAAATTTTTAGAAGAAAATTTAGAAGATTTGAAAGCAAAGGGACTTTATAACGTAATTGATCCGCTAGAAAGTCCAAATGGACCAATGATTACAATTGGCGGGAAAGAATATATTAACTTATCTTCAAATAACTATCTTGGCTTAGCAACAGATAATCGTCTGCAAGAAGCGGCAATTGGTGCAATCCATAAGTATGGTGTTGGTGCGGGGGCAGTTCGCACGATTAACGGTACACTTGACTTGCATATCAAATTAGAAGAAACAATTGCAAAGTTTAAACATACAGAAGCAGCGATTGCATATCAATCAGGATTTAACTGTAACATGGCAGCAATTTCAGCTGTAATGGATAAACATGATGCTATTCTTTCTGATGAGTTAAACCATGCATCTATTATTGATGGATCTCGTTTATCAAAAGCAAAAATAATCGTTTATAAACATTCTGATATGGAAGATTTACGCAAAAAAGCAATCGAAGCCAAAGAATCAGGGCTTTACAACAAATTAATGGTTATTACAGATGGTGTTTTCTCAATGGATGGTGATATTGCAAAATTACCAGAAATCGTTAAAATCGCTGAAGAATTAGATTTAATGACATATGTAGATGATGCACATGGTTCAGGAGTGCTCGGAAAAGGTGCAGGTACTGTTAAGCATTTCGGTCTTTCAGATAAAGTAGATTTCCAAATTGGTACACTATCAAAAGCAATTGGGGTAATTGGTGGATATGTAGCAGGGAAGCAAAACTTAATCGATTGGTTAAAAGTGCGTTCACGCCCATTCTTATTTTCTACAGCTTTAACACCAGCTGATGCGGCGGCTTGCAAGAAATCTATCGAGATTTTAATGGAAAGTACGGAGCTGCATGATCGTTTATGGGAAAATGGTCGCTATTTAAAACAAGGGTTAAAAGATCTTGGCTTTAATATTGGGGACAGTGAAACGCCAATTACACCATGTATTATTGGTGATGAAGTGTTAACGCAAGAGTTCAGTAAACGTTTAAATGAAGAAGGTGTATATGCAAAATCTATCGTGTTCCCAACTGTACCAAGAGGAACAGGGCGTGTTCGTAATATGCCAACAGCAGCTCATACGAAAGAAATGCTTGATGAAGCAATTCGTACGTATGAAAAAGTAGGAAAAGAAATGGGGATTATTTAA
- a CDS encoding L-threonine 3-dehydrogenase: MGKMKKILVTGSLGQIGSELVMKLRDVYGTSNVIATDIREKDSEVVKSGPFEKLDVTDGQKLHDIAKRNGVDTIIHLAALLSATAEKNPLFAWNLNMGGLVNALEAARELDCQFFTPSSIGAFGPTTPKDATPQDTIQRPTTMYGVNKVAGELLCDYYYHKFGVDTRGVRFPGLISYVAPPGGGTTDYAVEIYYDAIKKGAYTSYIAEETYMDMMYMPDALQAIISLMEADPSKLVHRNAFNITAMSFEPEQIAAAIRKHIPTFTMDYAVDPARQAIANSWPNSIDATAAKEEWGFKAEYDLDKMTADMLAKLKKKLTDELVLS; this comes from the coding sequence GTGGGGAAAATGAAAAAAATTTTAGTAACCGGTTCTTTAGGGCAAATTGGTTCTGAACTTGTCATGAAACTTCGTGATGTATACGGCACATCAAACGTTATTGCAACTGATATTCGTGAAAAAGACAGTGAAGTAGTCAAATCTGGTCCGTTTGAAAAATTAGATGTAACAGATGGTCAGAAACTCCATGATATTGCAAAACGTAATGGAGTAGATACAATTATTCATTTAGCAGCTTTACTTTCAGCAACTGCAGAAAAGAATCCGCTGTTTGCTTGGAATTTAAATATGGGCGGACTTGTCAATGCACTAGAAGCAGCACGGGAACTAGATTGTCAGTTTTTTACACCAAGTTCTATTGGTGCATTTGGTCCAACAACGCCAAAAGATGCTACACCGCAAGACACCATCCAGCGTCCGACTACAATGTATGGGGTAAACAAAGTAGCAGGAGAATTATTGTGCGATTACTATTATCATAAATTTGGTGTTGATACGCGCGGGGTACGTTTCCCAGGTTTAATCTCTTATGTAGCTCCTCCAGGAGGCGGTACAACTGATTATGCGGTGGAAATTTATTATGATGCAATTAAAAAAGGTGCATACACCTCCTACATCGCAGAAGAAACATACATGGATATGATGTATATGCCCGATGCTTTGCAAGCAATTATTTCATTAATGGAAGCTGATCCAAGTAAACTCGTACATCGCAATGCTTTCAATATTACAGCAATGAGCTTCGAGCCAGAACAGATTGCTGCAGCAATTCGCAAACACATTCCAACATTTACAATGGATTATGCAGTAGATCCAGCTCGCCAAGCAATTGCTAATAGTTGGCCAAACTCAATTGATGCAACGGCAGCAAAAGAAGAGTGGGGTTTTAAAGCGGAGTATGACTTAGATAAAATGACAGCAGATATGCTAGCAAAATTAAAAAAAAAGTTAACAGATGAGTTAGTACTGAGTTAA
- a CDS encoding vWA domain-containing protein: MRQIFSDKKIDASLFLQMENLMYALLKEDDAYLEYGYKAYYDEVEQKVVISHFWDDRKEDDMIVGLKSEVFLKALGNKHYSDMRLIRSYAIELQESSLTKFLTQLFILLEDLRIEEIVKDLRPGTKYIFKRRKEMYRNYFSSQNEINRVRNYQADRLFCLCYLSLTSDKYEMFHNEYFEQIETLLHDVFQARNTEDIMYIVEKIRYRLEGFLESDMINTYFGHAPLYLSVIADEKDGHPEDLANDDIQIVDDNENKSKINESFSTWHRENKNNENENFLRFELESGTKTNMMGDTARESEDGDQALGSVQGTSQKSTQSNFDGADAEDARASHASSQHEGTYGKYNVGASHTFKESRKPNHDEKKDYQAIKSIINKDVKELKKIIEKTIENKTNANSDKYYGRLHKKFLRIYTEKQPRMFYKKGQESQELDVAFQLLVDCSGSMYNKMQETKKSVVLFHEALKSLKIPHAISGFWEDASSATPENKPNVIHEVVTYKNSTLPNVGPEIMQLREEEDNRDGYIIRIVSEKLAKRTEKHKFLLVFTDGEPSALDYQQDGILDTHEAVKLARKNGMEVIGIFIEEGEAKEATYQLMKNIYNHHFLIANDAEDLRLKIKPLLKKLLLKTIE, from the coding sequence ATGAGACAAATTTTTAGTGACAAAAAAATTGATGCGTCGCTGTTTCTTCAAATGGAAAACTTAATGTATGCCCTTCTAAAAGAAGATGATGCTTACTTAGAATATGGCTATAAAGCATACTATGATGAAGTTGAACAAAAAGTTGTCATCAGTCATTTTTGGGATGATCGCAAAGAAGACGATATGATAGTCGGCTTAAAAAGCGAAGTATTTTTAAAGGCACTTGGCAATAAGCATTATTCCGATATGAGATTAATTCGATCTTACGCTATCGAATTACAAGAGTCTTCTCTTACAAAATTTCTAACACAATTGTTTATTCTACTGGAAGACTTACGCATTGAAGAGATTGTAAAAGATTTACGCCCTGGTACGAAGTATATTTTCAAAAGACGTAAAGAAATGTACCGTAATTATTTCAGTTCACAAAATGAAATAAATCGCGTTCGTAACTATCAAGCTGATCGTCTTTTCTGCTTATGCTATCTCTCACTCACAAGCGATAAATACGAAATGTTTCACAATGAGTACTTTGAACAAATTGAAACGTTGTTACACGATGTATTCCAAGCTCGTAATACAGAAGATATTATGTATATTGTGGAGAAAATTCGTTATCGTTTAGAAGGATTTCTTGAAAGTGATATGATTAACACCTACTTTGGGCATGCCCCTCTCTATTTATCTGTTATTGCTGATGAAAAAGATGGACATCCTGAAGACTTAGCAAATGATGATATTCAAATTGTCGATGACAATGAAAATAAAAGTAAAATAAATGAAAGCTTTTCTACATGGCATCGAGAAAACAAAAATAATGAAAATGAAAATTTCTTACGCTTTGAATTAGAAAGTGGAACAAAAACGAATATGATGGGTGATACAGCTCGTGAATCTGAAGATGGCGATCAAGCGCTCGGCTCCGTACAAGGAACTTCACAAAAGAGTACACAGTCCAACTTTGATGGAGCTGATGCTGAAGATGCGAGAGCGTCGCATGCTTCTAGCCAGCATGAAGGCACATACGGTAAATATAACGTCGGTGCTTCTCATACATTTAAAGAATCCCGCAAGCCAAACCATGATGAAAAGAAAGACTATCAGGCCATCAAGTCGATTATCAATAAAGATGTGAAAGAATTAAAGAAAATTATTGAGAAAACGATTGAAAATAAAACAAATGCAAATAGTGATAAATATTATGGAAGACTTCATAAAAAGTTTTTACGTATTTATACCGAAAAACAGCCGCGAATGTTTTATAAAAAAGGACAAGAATCTCAAGAACTTGATGTAGCCTTTCAACTGCTCGTTGATTGCTCTGGTTCTATGTATAATAAAATGCAAGAAACAAAGAAAAGTGTTGTGTTATTCCATGAAGCATTAAAATCATTAAAAATCCCACACGCCATCAGCGGCTTTTGGGAAGATGCTTCAAGCGCTACCCCAGAAAACAAACCGAATGTCATTCATGAAGTTGTAACATACAAAAACTCAACACTTCCAAATGTTGGACCTGAAATTATGCAACTACGTGAAGAAGAAGACAATCGCGACGGTTACATTATTCGCATCGTTTCTGAAAAGCTCGCGAAAAGAACAGAAAAACATAAATTCTTACTCGTTTTTACAGACGGTGAACCTTCTGCACTAGATTATCAACAAGATGGTATTTTAGATACGCACGAAGCTGTTAAACTTGCTCGCAAAAACGGAATGGAAGTCATTGGTATCTTCATCGAAGAAGGCGAAGCAAAAGAAGCAACTTATCAATTGATGAAAAACATCTATAATCATCATTTCTTAATCGCCAATGATGCTGAAGATTTACGATTAAAAATCAAACCCTTATTGAAGAAATTACTACTGAAGACGATTGAATAG
- a CDS encoding ATP-binding protein — protein MLEQLHIHADLKQLLAAIHEKNKQAAGENKHLIGTKVYKAADNSILEDAITALLLGKNILLKGPTGSGKTVLAETLSSLFQKPMHSINCSVDLDVEGILGYNTLQTKDGASEVTFIDGPLMKAMKNGHFLYIDEINMAKPETLPLLHGALDYRKMITNPFTQQVVHGDEEYRVIAAINEGYVGTSELNEALKNRFVIIEVPYIQGETLKELLLSDSKLKDMATIEKFVAFASDLMPLARDGRVSEEAASIRGILDACDLSVYIPVMRAIERSIIAKLSDETEQMTVRELAESYFFEG, from the coding sequence ATGTTAGAACAATTGCATATACATGCTGATTTAAAGCAGCTACTAGCGGCAATTCATGAAAAAAATAAGCAAGCAGCTGGTGAAAATAAACATTTAATTGGAACAAAAGTGTATAAAGCGGCTGATAATAGCATTCTTGAAGATGCTATTACAGCTCTTTTACTTGGAAAAAATATTCTATTAAAAGGACCAACTGGTAGTGGAAAAACTGTACTAGCAGAGACGCTTTCTTCCTTATTTCAAAAGCCAATGCATAGCATTAACTGCTCTGTTGACCTAGATGTAGAAGGGATTTTAGGATACAACACACTACAGACAAAAGATGGTGCTTCTGAAGTTACCTTTATTGATGGTCCCCTTATGAAAGCAATGAAGAATGGTCATTTCCTATACATTGATGAAATTAACATGGCGAAACCTGAAACACTTCCCCTTCTTCATGGTGCATTAGATTATCGTAAAATGATTACAAACCCATTTACACAGCAAGTTGTACATGGAGATGAAGAATATCGTGTAATCGCAGCTATTAATGAAGGTTATGTTGGAACAAGCGAATTAAATGAAGCTTTAAAAAACCGCTTCGTTATCATTGAAGTTCCTTATATTCAAGGTGAAACATTAAAAGAATTATTATTATCTGATTCAAAGTTAAAAGATATGGCAACTATTGAAAAGTTTGTTGCATTTGCAAGTGACCTTATGCCTCTTGCTCGTGACGGTCGTGTAAGTGAAGAAGCAGCAAGTATTCGCGGTATTCTTGATGCATGTGATTTAAGTGTATATATCCCCGTTATGCGTGCAATCGAACGAAGCATCATTGCAAAACTAAGTGATGAAACAGAACAAATGACTGTCCGTGAATTAGCGGAGAGCTACTTCTTTGAGGGATAA
- a CDS encoding amino acid permease has translation METRKWGLWILTAFVVGNMVGGGVFMLPANLAQVSGPLGSTLAWSITGLGVFTIALVFGNLSVRKPELKAGPQSYAQAMFPSPKIGKVAGYSMAWGYWAANWAATASVIISFAGYLSTFFPILQSKQILFSISGSSLELGKGLTFAVCSIMLWGIQYILSQNIDRAGNMNLVATIAKIIGFTMFIVITLFIFNVSNLGDGQTFMSESGTSIPLGGQVNSAAIATLWAFIGIESAVMLSNRAKSQRDVKRATILGLIIALLIYMAITLLTMGALPQEVLKESQKPLVDALNLAIGNQGAYIMALLALISLFGSTVGWIVVSSEVPYQAAKNGLFPKFFGRTNQKGSPSKALLITNIMTQIFLFSTISGTVSEAYHFAIVVATLAYLIPYLVSTLYQLKLVITGETYEIQTGSRIKDGIITLLAFFYSTWVIKTGTADLTTFFLGIGLFVLGLILYPILMKNSPPLISEHRNNKAS, from the coding sequence ATGGAAACGAGAAAATGGGGTTTATGGATTTTAACAGCATTCGTAGTTGGGAATATGGTCGGAGGAGGCGTATTTATGCTACCGGCAAATTTAGCACAAGTATCAGGTCCCTTAGGTTCTACACTCGCTTGGAGTATTACAGGACTTGGTGTATTTACGATTGCACTTGTATTTGGAAATCTTTCCGTACGTAAACCAGAATTAAAGGCGGGCCCACAAAGTTATGCACAAGCCATGTTCCCTTCACCAAAAATCGGGAAAGTGGCTGGTTATAGCATGGCATGGGGATATTGGGCGGCAAATTGGGCAGCGACTGCTTCCGTCATTATTTCGTTTGCAGGATATTTATCTACGTTTTTCCCGATTTTACAAAGCAAGCAAATTCTCTTTTCCATAAGCGGCTCTTCATTGGAGCTTGGAAAAGGATTAACATTCGCGGTATGTAGCATTATGCTGTGGGGTATTCAATATATTCTATCTCAAAATATTGATCGAGCAGGCAATATGAATCTTGTAGCAACCATTGCTAAGATTATTGGATTTACGATGTTTATTGTGATTACATTATTTATTTTTAACGTCTCTAATTTGGGTGATGGACAAACTTTTATGAGTGAATCTGGAACATCAATTCCATTAGGTGGACAAGTCAATTCTGCTGCTATCGCTACACTTTGGGCCTTTATTGGAATCGAGTCAGCTGTTATGCTATCGAACCGAGCCAAATCACAGCGTGACGTAAAAAGAGCTACTATTTTAGGATTAATCATTGCTCTTCTTATTTATATGGCGATTACATTGCTAACAATGGGAGCTCTCCCGCAAGAAGTTTTGAAAGAGTCGCAAAAGCCGTTAGTAGATGCTCTAAACTTAGCCATTGGTAATCAAGGCGCTTACATTATGGCACTGCTTGCACTTATATCTCTATTCGGCTCTACTGTTGGTTGGATTGTTGTTAGTTCTGAGGTACCTTATCAAGCAGCAAAGAATGGACTTTTCCCAAAATTCTTTGGAAGAACAAATCAAAAAGGAAGTCCCTCAAAAGCGCTTCTCATTACAAATATTATGACACAAATTTTCTTATTTTCTACGATTTCTGGTACGGTTTCAGAAGCTTATCATTTCGCCATTGTCGTTGCCACTTTAGCCTATTTAATCCCATATCTTGTTTCTACACTATATCAACTAAAACTCGTTATAACGGGCGAAACATATGAGATACAAACTGGTTCTCGTATAAAAGATGGAATCATCACCTTACTGGCATTCTTTTATTCCACTTGGGTTATTAAAACAGGAACAGCAGACTTAACAACATTTTTCTTAGGAATTGGGTTATTTGTATTAGGCCTTATTCTTTATCCAATTTTAATGAAGAATTCACCGCCCCTTATTTCTGAACACCGAAATAACAAAGCAAGCTAA